A stretch of Ipomoea triloba cultivar NCNSP0323 chromosome 11, ASM357664v1 DNA encodes these proteins:
- the LOC115996334 gene encoding probable receptor-like protein kinase At2g42960, producing MAAKDFFLTCIIALTINVAASNPSPGDQGCVLNASALSFEPIGECLANRQDRIRVWGSFSTTYCCQNALNALSRALADQAKTGGNLFLGSDQWNNCAGPFKQQPSVSIESCGFQNLHSGGGGKCSGLALSTVAKIDNFNGVLNLCSQLHSYSSFEVDCRNCLDAIKSTRDSLLDFLNVTSEDKNDENSTCLAAVIISFTAKNSSRIDDFYRCLPALNTLEPENYFKIKRSVFKAFISIFLSVMVVAAVILLGKYVTKNKATETTKEIHEPAKELASCPGLYRFSKAEIENAINCGNEKIFLGRGSAGQVYKGVLPSGQYVAIKQIYKSNTADSFYRELEGLSRIRHPNLVCLFGCCFEDGDQYLVYEYCSAGNLAQYLMRKDRLLTWEQRVKILRDCALALRYLHNNIDGCIVHRDIKLTNILLTDNMDPKLSDFGLAKVLGMEESKVFTDVRGTIGYMDPEYMSNAKLTSASDVYSFGIVALQVLSGQKVIELDLDARDQLTRKAKDVSMGKRALTDFEDPRLKGQVNSVDFESILQIAVLCVARSSKGRPTIDVVFEEMEKVYKNVQADKKAKELSATSALQALDVIAV from the exons ATGGCGGCGAAGGACTTCTTCTTGACATGCATtattgctctcaccattaatgTTGCAGCGTCAAATCCTTCACCTGGAGACCAAG GTTGTGTATTGAACGCCTCGGCATTATCCTTCGAGCCAATCGGGGAATGCCTGGCAAATCGTCAAGACCGAATTAGGGTTTGGGGCAGCTTCTCCACAACCTACTGTTGCCAGAACGCGCTCAACGCCCTGTCGCGAGCGTTGGCCGATCAGGCAAAAACCGGCGGCAATCTCTTCCTCGGTTCAGATCAATGGAACAACTGCGCCGGCCCCTTCAAGCAGCAGCCGTCGGTTTCTATCGAGAGCTGCGGCTTTCAGAATCTCcacagcggcggcggcggcaaaTGCTCCGGCCTCGCTCTTTCAACGGTTGCGAAGATCGATAATTTCAACGGTGTTTTGAACCTTTGTTCACAGCTTCATAGCTATTCCTCGTTCGAAGTTGACTGTAGAAATTGTCTCGATGCAATCAAATCTACCAGGGATAGTCTCCTGGATTTTCTGAACGTGACATCGGAAGACAAAAACGATGAGAACTCAACCTGCCTTGCCGCGGTCATCATCTCGTTTACAGCTAAAAACTCCTCCAGAATTGATGACTTCTACAGGTGTTTGCCTGCTTTAAACACATTAG AGCCAGAAAACTACTTCAAGATCAAGC GTAGTGTGTTCAAAGCATTCATATCAATTTTTCTATCCGTCATGGTAGTTGCAGCTGTGATTCTTCTGGGGAAATACGTGACCAAGAACAAGGCCACAGAGACCACAAAGGAAATCCACGAACCAGCAAAGGAACTTGCTTCATGCCCGGGTCTTTACAGATTCTCCAAAGCTGAGATTGAGAACGCCATAAACTGTGGAAATGAGAAAATATTCCTAGGCCGTGGCAGTGCCGGCCAGGTTTACAAGGGGGTTTTGCCCAGTGGACAGTATGTAGCTATCAAGCAGATATACAAGAGCAACACTGCAGATTCATTCTACCGTGAACTCGAAGGTCTTTCGCGAATTCGCCATCCCAACCTTGTCTGCCTCTTTGGCTGCTGCTTTGAGGATGGAGATCAGTACTTGGTGTATGAATACTGCTCTGCAGGAAACCTGGCTCAGTATCTTATGA GGAAAGACAGGCTCCTTACATGGGAACAAAGAGTTAAAATCCTGCGAGATTGTGCACTCGCTCTTAGGTATCTGCACAACAACATAGATGGCTGCATCGTACATAGAGACATTAAG CTTACAAACATCCTCTTGACTGATAATATGGACCCAAAGCTGTCGGATTTTGGGTTGGCAAAAGTGTTGGGAATGGAGGAGAGCAAGGTTTTTACGGATGTTCGAGGAACTATAGGATACATGGATCCTGAATACATGAGCAATGCTAAGCTGACTTCAGCTAGTGATGTTTACAGCTTCGGGATTGTTGCTCTGCAGGTTCTATCTGGACAAAAAGTGATCGAGCTTGATCTTGATGCACGAGACCAATTAACCAGAAAG GCGAAGGATGTAAGCATGGGGAAGCGGGCATTGACAGATTTCGAAGACCCGAGACTGAAAGGACAAGTGAACAGTGTGGATTTTGAGTCCATCCTGCAGATTGCAGTGTTGTGTGTTGCTAGATCAAGCAAGGGTCGCCCTACCATCGATGTAGTTTTCGAGGAGATGGAGAAAGTATACAAGAACGTACAGGCTGACAAG AAGGCAAAGGAGTTGAGCGCAACAAGTGCATTGCAGGCATTGGACGTGATAGCTGTGTGA
- the LOC115997377 gene encoding violaxanthin de-epoxidase, chloroplastic — MAFALQSHFLANQAIHSRIGSLVLSDNKCSWTSGDCCESLVIVKFLPNRWRSRHLKFLKAPKICGALGSRCPDSPLHRKQNSSLTSKNNMDMYKEICKNWKALPLIIGRKWSHVAQTAIVAAFVLMVIPKADAVDALKTCTCLLKECRLELAKCIANPSCAANVACLQTCNNRPDETECQIKCGDLFENSVVDEFNECAVSRKKCVPRKSDVGEFPVPDPSVLVKSFDMKDFNGKWFITRGLNPTFDVFDCQLHEFHVEENKLVGNISWRIRTPDGGFFTRSTEQKFVQDPQYPGILYNHGNEYLHYEDDWYILSSKVENMPDDYIFVYYRGKNDAWDGYGGAVLYTRSAVLPESIVPEVQRAAQSVGRNFDELIKTDNTCGPEPPLVERLEKTVEEGEKTIIREVEEIEGEVEKVTSQEISLFGKLLEGFKELQKDEEYFLKELSKEEKEVLDGLKMEASEVEKLFGRALPLRKLR, encoded by the exons ATGGCCTTTGCTTTACAATCGCATTTTCTTGCCAATCAGGCCATCCATTCTCGTATTGGATCGCTGGTTCTGAGTGATAATAAGTGCAGCTGGACCTCTGGTGACTGCTGTGAGAGTCTAGTAATAGTGAAATTCTTGCCAAATAGATGGAGATCCAGACACCTGAAGTTTCTTAAAGCTCCTAAGATATGCGGTGCATTGGGTTCTAGATGCCCAGACTCACCTTTACATAGAAAACAGAATAGCTCTTTGACAAGCAAGAATAACATGGATATGTATAAG GAAATATGCAAAAACTGGAAGGCGTTACCCTTGATCATTGGTAGGAAGTGGAGCCACGTTGCCCAAACTGCTATCGTAGCTGCATTTGTCTTGATGGTAATTCCAAAGGCCGATGCAGTGGATGCTCTTAAAACTTGTACTTGCTTACTCAAAGAGTGCAG GTTGGAGCTTGCCAAATGTATTGCAAACCCTTCATGTGCAGCGAATGTTGCTTGTCTGCAGACATGCAATAACAGACCTGACGAAACAGAATGCCAG ATAAAGTGTGGTGATTTGTTTGAAAACAGCGTAGTAGATGAGTTCAACGAGTGTGCAGTATCTAGAAAGAAATGTGTACCACGTAAATCTGATGTGGGCGAATTTCCTGTTCCCGATCCAAGTGTTCTTGTCAAAAGCTTTGACATGAAAGACTTCAATGGGAAATGGTTTATAACCCGTGGACTAAATCCCACTTTTGACGTTTTTGATTGCCAATTGCACGAGTTCCATGTTGAAGAAAACAAACTTGTGGGAAATATATCATGGCGGATACGGACACCAGACGGAGGATTTTTTACTCGATCAACTGAACAGAAATTTGTGCAAGATCCGCAATATCCAGGGATATTATACAATCATGGCAATGAGTATCTTCACTACGAAGACGACTG GTATATTTTGTCATCCAAAGTTGAAAATATGCCAgatgattatatatttgtatattatcGTGGAAAAAATGATGCATGGGATGGATACGGTGGTGCTGTACTGTACACGAGGAGTGCTGTTCTGCCAGAAAGTATAGTTCCCGAAGTACAGAGGGCAGCACAGAGCGTAGGGCGTAATTTTGACGAATTAATAAAAACTGACAATACTTGCGGACCTGAACCTCCGCTTGTGGAGAGACTGGAGAAGACGGTTGAAGAGGGAGAGAAGACGATCATAAGAGAAGTGGAAGAGATAGAAGGTGAAGTGGAGAAGGTGACGAGTCAGGAAATCAGTTTGTTCGGTAAACTGTTGGAAGGCTTTAAGGAACTGCAGAAGGATGAAGAGTACTTCCTAAAAGAGCTGAGCAAAGAAGAGAAGGAAGTTCTTGATGGCCTTAAAATGGAGGCAAGTGAAGTGGAGAAACTATTCGGTCGCGCTTTGCCTTTGAGGAAACTAAGATAA
- the LOC115997440 gene encoding uncharacterized protein LOC115997440 isoform X2: protein MATESKRSGHIPAFGEWDKADGLPITQYFECARQAGLIRYSAEYDPYITAAGEDLYAVKNFHQPPPPRRSAAYTTTVPIRKGKGGGKSCPQYAKGQKRPVGVEPGKTRSGSQKQFQEQVSMKSRRDVTFQQRPKPVDEDLYKIPPELLHQGNRKKVFGFFSRCLAPPCIA from the exons ATGGCAACA GAGAGCAAACGGAGCGGGCATATTCCGGCGTTCGGCGAGTGGGACAAGGCGGATGGGCTCCCCATCACCCAGTACTTCGAGTGCGCCAGGCAGGCAGGCCTCATCCGCTACTCCGCCGAATACGACCCCTACATAACCGCCGCCGGGGAGGACCTCTACGCCGTCAAAAATTTCCACCAACCACCGCCGCCGCGTCGCTCCGCCGCTTATACTACTACTGTTCCTATCAGAAAG GGGAAGGGGGGAGGCAAGAGTTGTCCCCAATATGCAAAGGGGCAGAAAAGGCCGGTTGGTGTTGAACCGGGGAAAACCCGGTCCGGTTCACAGAAGCAGTTCCAAGAACAAGTTAGTATGAAATCGAGAAGGGATGTCACGTTTCAACAACGCCCTAAACCGGTAGATGAGGATCTCTACAAGATCCCCCCGGAGCTCCTTCACCAAGGCAACCGG aAGAAAGTGTTTGGATTCTTTTCGAGATGCCTTGCTCCTCCTTGTATTGCATGA
- the LOC115997440 gene encoding uncharacterized protein LOC115997440 isoform X1 yields MATESKRSGHIPAFGEWDKADGLPITQYFECARQAGLIRYSAEYDPYITAAGEDLYAVKNFHQPPPPRRSAAYTTTVPIRKGKGGGKSCPQYAKGQKRPVGVEPGKTRSGSQKQFQEQVSMKSRRDVTFQQRPKPVDEDLYKIPPELLHQGNRCRRKCLDSFRDALLLLVLHECCCMGISG; encoded by the exons ATGGCAACA GAGAGCAAACGGAGCGGGCATATTCCGGCGTTCGGCGAGTGGGACAAGGCGGATGGGCTCCCCATCACCCAGTACTTCGAGTGCGCCAGGCAGGCAGGCCTCATCCGCTACTCCGCCGAATACGACCCCTACATAACCGCCGCCGGGGAGGACCTCTACGCCGTCAAAAATTTCCACCAACCACCGCCGCCGCGTCGCTCCGCCGCTTATACTACTACTGTTCCTATCAGAAAG GGGAAGGGGGGAGGCAAGAGTTGTCCCCAATATGCAAAGGGGCAGAAAAGGCCGGTTGGTGTTGAACCGGGGAAAACCCGGTCCGGTTCACAGAAGCAGTTCCAAGAACAAGTTAGTATGAAATCGAGAAGGGATGTCACGTTTCAACAACGCCCTAAACCGGTAGATGAGGATCTCTACAAGATCCCCCCGGAGCTCCTTCACCAAGGCAACCGG tgtagaAGAAAGTGTTTGGATTCTTTTCGAGATGCCTTGCTCCTCCTTGTATTGCATGAATGTTGTTGTATGGGAATTTCAGGATGA
- the LOC115997625 gene encoding bifunctional TH2 protein, mitochondrial encodes MASANPKPAVAGITKLLSIEVAEVVGIARRCWIKFSKEAISALYTPFVICLASGNLNIQSFRDYIAQDVHFLKAFAQAFELAEECADDDDAKIGIGELRKDVLEELKMHDSFVQEWGLDMVKESTINPATSKYTDFLLATASGKVEGVKAPGKLATPFEKTKLAAYTLGAMTPCMRLYAYIGKELQGLLDGKSNHPYRKWIENYSSDGFQASALQTEDLLDKLSVALTGEELAIIEKLYYQAMKLEIGFFLAQPLSQKTVIPLIRYHDPAEHCLMLFSDFDLTFSVVDSSAILAEIAIMKASKSSQIQSENKSTSMAAADLRNTWGVLSKHYIEEYDQCIENMLVTEKAEKFDYEGLRKALEQLSDLEKRENLRVIESRVLKGLDLEDIKRAGELMILQDGCTSFFQSIITNEKLDADINVLSYCWCADLIRSAFSSRGLDALKVHANEFRYEESLSTGEIITKVESPINKLQVFNKILDSRGNGKKKLTVYIGDSIGDVLCLLEADVGILIGSSPSLKRLGDHFGITFTPLFPAVVEKQKKWMEEEDSSTWKGLSGVLYTVSSWAEIHAFILGS; translated from the exons ATGGCGTCGGCGAATCCAAAGCCGGCGGTGGCGGGGATTACGAAGCTACTCTCGATTGAGGTGGCGGAAGTAGTGGGCATAGCGAGGAGGTGTTGGATCAAGTTCAGCAAGGAGGCCATTTCTGCCCTCTACACTCCATTTGTGATCTGTTTGGCTTCTGGAAATCTCAACATCCAGAGTTTCAGAGATTACATCGCCCAGGACGTTCATTTCCTCAAGGCCTTCGCTCAAGC GTTTGAGTTAGCAGAAGAATGTGCAGATGACGATGATGCAAAGATTGGGATTGGTGAATTACGAAAGGATGTCCTGGAGGAATTAAAAATGCATGATTCTTTTGTCCAA GAATGGGGATTAGATATGGTCAAGGAGAGTACTATCAATCCAGCAACATCTAAGTACACGGATTTCTTGTTGGCTACAGCATCAGGGAAGGTTGAAGGGGTGAAAGCTCCAGGTAAACTTGCCACTCCTTTTGAGAAAACGAAGTTGGCAGCTTATACCCTTGGTGCTATGACACCTTGCATGAGACTTTATGCCTACATCGGTAAGGAGTTGCAGGGGCTTCTTGATGGTAAAAGTAATCATCCATACAGGAAGTGGATTGAGAATTACTCCTCCGATGGTTTCCag GCATCAGCTTTGCAAACTGAAGACTTGCTGGACAAATTAAGTGTTGCTCTGACTGGCGAGGAGCTTGCCATCATTGAAAAGCTTTATTATCAAGCGATGAAACTTGAGATAGGCTTTTTCTTAGCTCAGCCACTTAGTCAGAAAACTGTCATACCTCTTATAAGATATCACGACCCAGCAGAACATTGCCTGATGCTATTTTCCGATTTTGATTTGACATTCTCTGTTGTTGATTCATCTGCCATATTGGCAGAAATTGCAATCATGAAAGCTTCAAAGTCCAGTCAAATTCAATCAGAAAATAAAAGCACTAGTATGGCAGCAGCTGATCTAAGAAACACGTGGGGAGTTCTTTCCAAGCATTATATTGAAGAGTATGATCAGTGTATTGAGAACATGTTAGTCACTGAAAAGG CTGAAAAGTTTGACTATGAAGGTCTACGAAAAGCACTTGAGCAACTCTCGGATCTTGAGAAAAGGGAAAATTTGAGGGTCATTGAGTCCAGAGTGCTTAAAGGCTTGGACCTGGAAGACATAAAACGGGCTGGGGAACTTATGATACTCCAAGATGGTTGTACCAGCTTTTTTCAGAGTATAATAACTAATGAAAAGCTTGATGCAGACATTAACGTCCTCTCCTATTGTTGGTGCGCTGATCTCATTagatctgccttttcatcaa GAGGTTTAGATGCTCTGAAGGTACATGCAAATGAGTTTAGGTACGAAGAGTCTTTGTCCACGGGGGAAATAATCACGAAGGTCGAGTCCCCTATCAACAAGCTTCAAGTTTTCAATAAAATACTCGACAGCCGTGGCAATGGTAAGAAGAAACTGACTGTTTACATCGGAGATTCAATCGGAGACGTGCTTTGTTTGCTTGAAGCAGACGTCGGGATCTTGATAGGCTCAAGCCCAAGTCTAAAAAGATTAGGGGATCATTTTGGTATCACTTTTACCCCACTGTTTCCTGCTGTGGTTGAGAAGCAGAAGAAGTGGATGGAAGAAGAAGACTCATCTACTTGGAAAGGTCTTTCTGGTGTTCTTTACACAGTCTCTAGCTGGGCTGAGATACATGCTTTTATTCTCGGCtcataa